One Dethiosulfovibrio salsuginis genomic region harbors:
- a CDS encoding type III PLP-dependent enzyme: MSAPENYGFDLDGFISRERFEKMREFLRDKETPCLLLDLKAVEKNYDELVRTMPYAKIHYAIKANPHEKLLKMLVDKGCNFDFASVPELDMIMRLGATPDRLSYGHTIKKSEHIAYAYDKGIRLFATDSEDDLKRIAKNAPGSKVFFRLFMECSGADWSLSRKFGAHPDTIFQLIQMSKDLDVVPWGLSFHVGSQQRDIGQWGSAIASCRYLFDSAKELGITLKMINLGGGFPAPYTQPTAPLEMYTKEVTRFLVEDFPDGMPEIITEPGRSLVGNCGILVSQVVLKSKKDTYNPHSWLYIDAGKFGGLYETIDESIKYPIYSEKTGPTGEYIIAGPTCDSMDILYENTKYVLPENLEEGDRLYFLSTGAYVNSCSLESFNGFKPPKVYIYDED, translated from the coding sequence ATGTCAGCTCCAGAGAACTACGGTTTTGATCTGGATGGTTTTATATCCAGGGAGCGCTTCGAAAAAATGAGGGAGTTTCTAAGGGATAAAGAGACCCCCTGCCTACTGCTTGACCTTAAAGCGGTGGAAAAAAACTATGACGAACTTGTCAGAACCATGCCCTACGCGAAGATACACTACGCCATAAAGGCCAATCCCCACGAGAAGCTGCTCAAGATGTTGGTCGATAAGGGGTGTAACTTCGACTTCGCATCGGTCCCGGAGCTTGACATGATAATGAGGCTAGGAGCTACGCCCGATAGGCTTAGCTACGGCCACACCATAAAAAAATCGGAACATATAGCCTACGCCTACGACAAAGGCATCAGGCTGTTCGCCACCGACTCGGAGGACGACCTAAAAAGGATAGCCAAAAACGCCCCTGGCTCTAAAGTCTTTTTCAGGTTGTTTATGGAGTGTAGCGGAGCGGACTGGTCTCTGTCCAGAAAGTTTGGAGCCCACCCGGATACGATATTTCAGCTGATCCAGATGTCCAAGGACCTGGACGTAGTTCCATGGGGATTGTCTTTCCACGTAGGCTCTCAACAAAGGGATATCGGTCAGTGGGGGAGCGCGATAGCAAGCTGCCGGTATCTTTTCGACTCGGCAAAAGAGCTTGGGATAACCTTAAAAATGATAAACCTGGGAGGAGGGTTTCCTGCACCTTACACCCAGCCCACCGCTCCCTTGGAGATGTACACCAAAGAGGTTACCCGCTTTTTGGTCGAGGACTTTCCCGACGGTATGCCCGAGATAATTACCGAGCCAGGAAGATCGTTGGTAGGCAACTGTGGGATACTCGTCAGCCAGGTGGTCCTCAAATCCAAAAAAGACACCTATAACCCCCATAGCTGGCTATACATCGACGCAGGGAAGTTCGGCGGCCTTTACGAGACCATAGACGAGTCGATCAAATACCCAATATACTCGGAGAAAACCGGACCGACAGGGGAGTACATAATAGCAGGACCGACCTGCGACAGCATGGATATACTCTACGAAAACACTAAATATGTTTTGCCCGAAAATCTGGAGGAAGGGGACAGACTCTATTTCCTCTCCACAGGTGCCTACGTCAACTCCTGTTCCTTAGAGAGCTTCAACGGATTCAAACCTCCTAAAGTCTACATCTACGACGAAGATTAA
- a CDS encoding TRAP transporter permease codes for MKSLLDKYGPIRGRFLFLLLVSMSAYHLYSAGFGLLPTEIHHAIHLTFALVAVYIAFPLMGRPSWIDWAMAFLAGGVSGYIALFHDVIAQRGAMVQPYEIVLGVLMIVTVLEAGRRVAGRVLPFLGILFLIYALWGRYAPGVFMHRGFSLNRVIQQMYLTTEGIYGVAVGVSATYVFVFILFGSFLAAGGGVRLFNDLSMALAGSAPGGPAKVAVLASALLGTISGSSVGNVATTGAMTIPMMKRVGYEGRFAGAVEACASTGGQLMPPIMGAGAFVMTQFLGIPYLEIAKAAILPALLYYGAVLSNVHFRAKKKDLAGVDREEIPNTGDVLLRDGHLLLPIVVIIVMLFKNYTPLAAAFWGTVTVVLSASIRSHTRMSLGEILDAMADGAYNALSVAVACGVVGIVVGVATLTALGMTVSVNIMDLAGGSLFLTLVVAMVACLVMGMGLPTTANYIVTSTVIAPALMKLGVLPLAAHMFVFYFGIMADITPPVCLASFTAAGIAKSDPLRTGFTATSIGVVAYILPFAFVYDPIFLLRGEGVGFLPVFAVAVLGVIGMASAIQGWAIDNIGTCSRVVSFLAGLVAFYPDDRARYVAASVILVVWGINGFKLFLKRDILAS; via the coding sequence TATATAGCCTTTCCCCTTATGGGGCGTCCAAGCTGGATAGACTGGGCTATGGCTTTTTTGGCTGGAGGGGTGTCCGGTTACATAGCTCTCTTTCACGACGTTATCGCCCAAAGAGGAGCTATGGTCCAGCCATATGAGATAGTTCTCGGGGTGCTGATGATAGTTACTGTCCTTGAGGCCGGAAGGAGGGTTGCTGGAAGGGTATTGCCTTTTTTAGGGATATTGTTTCTAATCTATGCCCTTTGGGGGCGGTATGCTCCTGGGGTATTTATGCACAGAGGATTCTCCTTAAACAGGGTTATTCAGCAGATGTACCTCACCACCGAGGGAATATACGGGGTAGCTGTTGGCGTGTCTGCTACCTATGTATTCGTCTTTATCCTGTTCGGATCTTTTCTCGCCGCAGGGGGAGGTGTAAGGCTTTTTAACGACCTCTCTATGGCCTTGGCGGGATCGGCTCCAGGGGGGCCTGCGAAGGTGGCGGTGTTGGCGTCGGCTCTTTTAGGCACTATAAGCGGCTCTTCAGTCGGCAACGTCGCCACGACAGGTGCGATGACCATTCCTATGATGAAGAGGGTCGGTTACGAGGGAAGGTTTGCCGGGGCGGTTGAGGCCTGTGCTTCCACCGGAGGCCAGCTGATGCCGCCTATAATGGGAGCTGGAGCCTTTGTTATGACCCAGTTCTTGGGCATTCCCTACCTGGAGATAGCTAAGGCCGCTATTTTACCTGCCCTTCTTTACTACGGAGCGGTGCTCTCAAACGTCCATTTCAGGGCCAAGAAAAAGGACCTTGCTGGGGTCGATCGGGAAGAGATCCCCAATACTGGTGACGTGCTTTTACGAGACGGCCACTTGCTGCTGCCTATAGTGGTAATAATAGTTATGCTTTTTAAAAATTATACTCCTTTAGCGGCGGCCTTTTGGGGTACTGTGACGGTAGTTCTTTCGGCATCTATCAGGTCACATACAAGGATGTCCTTAGGGGAGATTCTGGACGCTATGGCCGACGGTGCTTACAACGCTCTCTCCGTGGCTGTGGCTTGCGGTGTAGTCGGTATAGTCGTCGGTGTGGCTACCTTGACCGCTCTAGGGATGACAGTATCGGTGAACATAATGGATCTGGCCGGTGGCAGTCTGTTTCTGACTCTGGTGGTCGCTATGGTGGCCTGTTTGGTCATGGGAATGGGGCTACCTACGACCGCCAACTACATAGTTACCAGCACGGTAATAGCCCCGGCGTTGATGAAGCTGGGGGTGTTACCTTTAGCGGCCCATATGTTCGTTTTCTATTTTGGGATCATGGCGGATATAACTCCCCCTGTGTGCCTTGCCTCCTTTACCGCCGCAGGTATCGCGAAGTCCGATCCTCTTAGAACCGGTTTTACCGCTACGTCGATCGGGGTCGTGGCCTATATACTTCCCTTTGCCTTCGTGTATGATCCGATTTTCCTCCTCCGTGGCGAAGGCGTAGGTTTTTTACCGGTTTTTGCCGTCGCGGTTCTAGGGGTTATAGGCATGGCCTCCGCCATTCAGGGATGGGCTATCGATAACATCGGTACTTGCTCCAGGGTGGTCTCTTTTCTGGCTGGTTTGGTGGCTTTTTATCCCGACGACAGGGCGAGATATGTCGCCGCATCGGTGATACTGGTTGTCTGGGGAATCAACGGTTTCAAGCTGTTTCTTAAAAGAGATATTTTAGCCTCCTGA